The following coding sequences lie in one Vibrio splendidus genomic window:
- a CDS encoding type III PLP-dependent enzyme, whose translation MLNSPQLSASIHQEIQQLAKQQTQPLCAYLYDLDALEQHIKQMRHVLPKNVELFYAAKANPSAPILRTLAPYVDGFEAASGGELTHLHQQQLNKPLIFGGPGKMPSELEQAIELDVDAIHVESLTELQRIGSLTQKLNRPASIFLRMNIDIGDITLSKLAMGGKPTPFGLDENELNNALMYLRDFPLIKLKGFHFHLMSHQLDVDRHLALMQRYFQVVKEWKKTFSLDELIINLGGGMGINYQNPKQHFPWMEFCDKLEFLISKEHLQDWKLRFECGRYISAPCGYYVMEVLDIKQNLGEHFVIARGGTHHFRTPAAQSHDHPFAIVKSNQQPTISHPINHATATLVGQLCTPKDVLARNQHIEQVDIGDYVVFTLAGAYAWNISHQNFLMHEPPVFHYF comes from the coding sequence ATGCTTAATTCTCCTCAACTTTCAGCCTCTATCCATCAAGAAATCCAGCAATTGGCCAAGCAACAAACGCAGCCATTATGTGCTTATCTTTATGATCTCGATGCATTGGAGCAGCACATTAAGCAGATGCGACATGTATTGCCAAAAAACGTAGAGCTATTTTACGCGGCGAAAGCGAATCCTTCAGCGCCGATACTGCGAACTTTAGCTCCTTATGTTGATGGTTTCGAAGCTGCATCAGGCGGAGAGCTTACACACCTCCACCAGCAACAACTCAATAAACCACTGATCTTTGGTGGCCCGGGGAAAATGCCCAGTGAACTGGAGCAAGCAATTGAACTCGATGTTGATGCGATTCATGTAGAGAGCCTCACCGAATTGCAACGCATTGGTTCTTTAACACAAAAGTTGAATCGACCAGCTTCGATCTTCCTGCGTATGAACATAGACATTGGTGACATCACACTTAGCAAATTAGCCATGGGCGGAAAGCCCACCCCATTTGGTTTAGATGAAAATGAGTTAAACAACGCGCTGATGTACCTACGCGATTTCCCCTTAATAAAGTTGAAAGGCTTTCACTTCCATTTGATGTCACATCAACTCGACGTTGATCGCCACCTCGCCTTGATGCAACGCTATTTCCAAGTGGTCAAAGAGTGGAAAAAAACGTTCTCACTCGATGAGTTGATCATCAACCTCGGTGGTGGCATGGGGATCAATTACCAAAACCCTAAACAACATTTTCCTTGGATGGAGTTTTGCGACAAATTGGAGTTCCTGATTTCCAAGGAACATTTACAAGATTGGAAGCTGCGTTTTGAATGTGGCCGCTACATCTCTGCACCTTGTGGCTATTACGTAATGGAGGTCTTGGATATTAAACAAAATCTTGGCGAGCATTTTGTGATTGCCCGTGGTGGCACGCATCATTTCCGTACTCCGGCAGCGCAAAGCCATGACCACCCTTTTGCAATCGTGAAAAGTAATCAGCAACCCACGATTTCACATCCGATAAACCATGCCACAGCCACGTTGGTTGGACAGCTTTGTACGCCAAAAGATGTTCTGGCACGAAATCAACATATCGAGCAGGTCGATATTGGTGACTATGTGGTGTTCACTCTAGCAGGCGCTTACGCATGGAATATCTCGCATCAAAACTTTTTAATGCATGAACCTCCGGTGTTTCATTACTTCTAA